One Phocaeicola dorei genomic region harbors:
- a CDS encoding DUF6377 domain-containing protein, with product MKNVTYFFILFLLILTPPLFADKNSNEEVLKRLDRIIDNKTAYHVQKEKEIVDLKQRLHRSKDNREKYELCGSLFNAYLHYQADSALYYINGKMNLLPLLNHPELKNEIVINRAEVMGVMGMYNEALEQLERVDPLELERETLAYYYRTYRAYYGWVADYTTNDAEKVKYLKKTDAYRDSILIATDPCVDRSIVWAEKKIINGRVDSALVILSDLLKETPDERQKGYIYYTLSEAYDMRGDIQKEIYYLALTAITDLKSSIREYASLQKLAQLMYEVGDLDRAYKYLNCSMEDAVACNARLRFIEVTQFFPIIDKAYKLKEERERQISRTLLISVSLLSLFLLAAIFYLYRWMKKLSVMRRNLSMANQQMQEVNAELAQTGKIKEVYIARYLDRCVIYLDKLEFYRRSLAKLAMASRIDDLFKAIKSEQFIRDERKDFYNEFDKSFLELFPHFITSFNELLVEEGRIYPKSGELLTTELRIFALIRLGVTDSNRIAHFLGYSLATIYNYRSKMRNKAIGNKETFEQEVMNL from the coding sequence ATGAAGAATGTAACCTATTTCTTTATATTGTTTTTGTTGATTTTGACACCTCCTTTGTTTGCTGATAAAAACAGCAATGAAGAAGTGTTGAAAAGGTTGGATCGGATCATTGATAATAAGACCGCTTATCATGTGCAGAAGGAAAAAGAGATTGTGGATTTAAAGCAACGTCTTCACCGTTCTAAAGATAATAGGGAGAAATATGAACTTTGCGGTTCTTTGTTTAACGCTTATCTGCATTATCAAGCTGATTCCGCATTGTATTATATTAATGGAAAAATGAATTTGTTGCCTCTGTTGAATCATCCGGAGTTAAAGAATGAGATTGTCATTAACCGTGCCGAGGTGATGGGGGTGATGGGAATGTATAACGAGGCTTTGGAACAATTGGAGCGGGTAGACCCGTTGGAATTGGAACGGGAAACTTTGGCTTATTATTACCGGACCTATCGGGCTTATTATGGTTGGGTGGCCGATTATACCACCAATGATGCCGAAAAAGTGAAATATTTGAAAAAGACCGATGCTTACAGGGATTCTATTCTTATTGCTACTGATCCTTGTGTAGACAGGAGCATTGTATGGGCCGAGAAAAAGATTATTAATGGGAGGGTGGATTCTGCTTTGGTTATATTGTCGGACCTATTGAAAGAAACGCCGGATGAACGGCAAAAAGGGTATATTTACTATACTTTATCCGAGGCTTACGATATGCGGGGAGATATTCAGAAAGAAATTTATTATCTGGCCTTGACCGCTATTACAGATTTGAAATCGTCTATTCGTGAATATGCATCCTTACAGAAATTGGCTCAACTGATGTATGAGGTAGGTGATTTGGACCGTGCCTATAAGTATTTGAATTGTTCAATGGAGGATGCGGTAGCTTGTAATGCCCGTTTGCGGTTTATTGAGGTAACGCAGTTCTTTCCTATTATTGATAAAGCATATAAATTGAAAGAAGAAAGAGAGAGGCAGATTTCCCGTACTCTTTTAATCAGTGTCAGCTTACTTTCTTTATTTTTGCTTGCTGCTATTTTTTATCTGTACCGATGGATGAAGAAATTATCAGTGATGCGCCGTAATCTGAGTATGGCTAATCAACAGATGCAGGAAGTAAATGCTGAATTGGCACAGACGGGGAAGATCAAGGAAGTATATATTGCCCGTTATTTGGACAGATGTGTGATTTATCTGGACAAGTTGGAGTTTTATCGTCGTTCTTTGGCGAAACTGGCAATGGCTTCCCGTATAGACGATTTGTTTAAAGCGATTAAATCCGAGCAGTTTATACGAGATGAACGGAAGGATTTTTATAATGAGTTTGATAAGTCTTTCCTGGAGTTATTTCCTCATTTCATTACTTCTTTTAATGAGTTATTGGTAGAGGAAGGAAGAATATATCCCAAATCGGGTGAGTTGCTGACTACGGAATTGCGTATATTTGCTTTGATCCGTCTGGGAGTGACTGATAGTAATCGGATTGCCCATTTCTTGGGGTATTCTTTGGCAACGATTTATAATTATCGCAGCAAGATGCGTAATAAGGCGATAGGAAACAAGGAAACTTTTGAACAGGAAGTGATGAACTTGTAG
- a CDS encoding PL29 family lyase N-terminal domain-containing protein → MNKKFLSAILFGALMVSSTGTFVSCKDYDDDIDELTSRVDGVEGQIKDLEAKINAANWITSVTPATGGFTVAFNDGSSYTITNGKDGEAGAAGTEWTISEDGFWVCNGEKTTVKAVGQDGAQGEPGKDAQPEVKKENGKWYLWNGTEFEEFAGATPATNVPYYYADPTDPNNYVIMVVCDKDGKNEKSVRLPLNEGLAQITVLENNFNIAYSIAKEGTAWPKWEGGSKEKPAKGEYMVGQSTSSIIVQISPVSYDLSGKTVKAVNSKGEELPIKLGKVVPFTGVLSSRAASTTGLYEIPVEGITVNDEIVESYGNSNAVASLVVNENVYSPFNGDFKFSLVDAQDVNIQFGKYQINEQGDTYLTSYVDAKPGESVTIVPKKELAGQLFDSYITMDDDAQAKADSIRYGVSFDGMTINLNDKAAGYVNFTVHYMNVFGKVKSHDVTLNFNEKTPDAEEITSIVSKKHVVTEVTETAEQAFISDLKPYFDAMGADKRVVWNAEYREMVLDPQVEWVYENAETGKIETENLTDLVKDIATVDSEGKTTTEAAQIAGIKVNFNTNYGSQLAKIIENGGEFTAKVNVVAAVKIGTVNYFRTIAVINLPFTIEKPSDATLAAAYTFNPSYYLNKIVTVYASEITKANIFSAGTVSGYKAIEDDADKIAVSDNGTITLTEKGETNKAYTLTGGKVTYAGVQFPIADFKVMFAESKNYTTVMPAGISIISGSGNIVTVKYGKAADKNDKNIYYRVDNISGTQDDIQNVVCEVEAKYTQYLTANINGKDIKLTANAGDANKVSVATPVKVKLTITTSTNEKVEDTITVNLTPYPAQ, encoded by the coding sequence ATGAACAAAAAGTTTTTAAGTGCAATCCTGTTCGGAGCCTTAATGGTTTCGTCAACAGGAACATTTGTGTCTTGTAAAGACTACGATGATGACATTGACGAGCTGACTTCGCGCGTGGATGGCGTTGAAGGTCAAATCAAAGACCTGGAAGCAAAAATCAATGCTGCCAACTGGATTACTTCTGTAACTCCTGCCACAGGCGGTTTCACTGTTGCTTTCAATGACGGTAGCAGCTACACCATTACCAACGGTAAGGACGGTGAAGCAGGTGCTGCAGGTACAGAATGGACTATCTCGGAAGATGGTTTTTGGGTATGCAACGGTGAGAAGACTACCGTTAAAGCTGTAGGCCAGGACGGCGCACAGGGTGAACCAGGCAAGGATGCTCAGCCTGAAGTGAAAAAGGAAAACGGCAAGTGGTATTTGTGGAACGGTACAGAATTTGAAGAATTTGCCGGTGCTACTCCTGCAACAAATGTTCCTTACTACTACGCTGATCCTACTGATCCTAACAACTACGTTATCATGGTTGTTTGTGACAAAGACGGTAAGAATGAAAAATCTGTTCGTCTGCCCTTGAACGAAGGATTGGCTCAGATTACTGTATTGGAAAACAATTTCAATATTGCTTATAGCATTGCTAAAGAAGGAACAGCATGGCCGAAATGGGAAGGTGGTTCTAAAGAAAAACCTGCCAAAGGTGAATATATGGTAGGACAATCCACCAGTTCTATTATAGTTCAGATATCTCCGGTTTCTTACGATTTATCAGGAAAAACCGTTAAGGCTGTAAACTCTAAAGGTGAAGAACTGCCTATCAAATTAGGAAAAGTAGTTCCTTTTACTGGAGTATTAAGCAGCAGAGCAGCTTCTACAACCGGATTGTATGAAATTCCTGTAGAAGGTATTACTGTTAATGATGAAATAGTTGAATCATACGGCAATAGCAATGCTGTAGCGTCATTGGTTGTTAACGAAAATGTTTACTCTCCATTCAATGGTGATTTTAAATTTAGTTTGGTGGATGCCCAAGATGTTAATATTCAATTCGGTAAATACCAGATTAATGAGCAAGGTGATACTTATCTCACATCATACGTGGATGCTAAGCCAGGTGAATCTGTAACAATTGTCCCTAAAAAAGAATTGGCAGGTCAACTATTCGATTCATACATCACAATGGATGATGATGCTCAAGCAAAAGCAGACTCTATCCGTTATGGCGTATCATTCGATGGCATGACTATCAATCTTAATGACAAGGCTGCAGGATATGTTAACTTTACAGTTCATTATATGAATGTTTTCGGTAAGGTTAAATCTCACGATGTAACCTTGAACTTTAATGAAAAAACTCCTGATGCAGAAGAAATTACTTCTATCGTAAGCAAGAAGCATGTTGTAACAGAAGTGACTGAAACTGCTGAACAAGCATTTATCTCTGACTTAAAGCCCTACTTCGATGCCATGGGTGCAGACAAACGTGTCGTTTGGAATGCTGAATATCGAGAAATGGTACTTGACCCCCAAGTAGAATGGGTATATGAAAATGCTGAAACAGGCAAGATAGAAACTGAAAATCTAACCGATCTTGTAAAGGATATCGCTACTGTTGACTCTGAAGGTAAAACAACAACTGAAGCAGCCCAAATAGCAGGTATCAAAGTTAACTTCAACACAAATTACGGTAGTCAATTAGCCAAAATCATTGAAAATGGTGGTGAGTTTACAGCTAAGGTAAATGTTGTTGCAGCTGTTAAAATTGGAACAGTCAATTATTTCAGAACAATTGCTGTTATTAACTTGCCGTTCACTATTGAAAAGCCAAGCGATGCAACATTGGCAGCAGCTTATACATTTAACCCGTCATACTATTTGAATAAGATTGTAACAGTTTATGCTAGTGAAATCACTAAAGCCAACATTTTCTCTGCTGGAACTGTAAGTGGATACAAAGCTATTGAAGATGATGCTGACAAGATTGCTGTTAGTGACAACGGTACTATCACATTAACTGAAAAAGGGGAAACTAACAAGGCTTATACGTTAACAGGTGGTAAGGTTACCTATGCAGGCGTACAGTTCCCGATTGCTGACTTCAAAGTTATGTTTGCTGAAAGCAAAAACTATACAACAGTTATGCCTGCTGGTATTTCTATCATCTCTGGTAGTGGTAACATAGTAACTGTGAAATATGGTAAAGCTGCTGATAAGAATGACAAGAACATCTATTACCGTGTAGATAACATTTCTGGAACACAAGATGATATTCAAAATGTAGTTTGCGAAGTCGAAGCTAAATATACCCAATATTTGACAGCAAATATAAACGGTAAAGATATTAAACTTACAGCAAATGCTGGTGATGCAAACAAAGTATCTGTAGCAACCCCAGTCAAAGTGAAATTGACTATCACTACTTCAACAAATGAAAAAGTAGAAGACACCATTACTGTAAACCTGACTCCCTATCCGGCACAGTAA
- a CDS encoding helix-turn-helix domain-containing protein has product MEYLFLRRKKTRYTSVRQKTLLYRAASRRWEKEFALRTDVRRIDALIYKGILYLMEVRQVFLDSSLSLKTLSAMLETNQTYLSNVVNRYFGCNLKELVNTYRVEYAKELLRSGRCPIEEVPVRSGFGSKSPFYVAFGKVTGMTPRQYVAHERNPLKQEEDN; this is encoded by the coding sequence ATGGAATACCTGTTTCTGCGACGTAAAAAGACCCGCTACACTTCGGTGCGCCAAAAGACTTTGCTCTATCGTGCCGCCTCTCGCCGATGGGAGAAGGAGTTTGCGTTGCGGACGGACGTCCGCCGGATAGACGCTCTTATATATAAAGGTATATTATACCTGATGGAAGTGCGTCAAGTATTCCTCGATTCCTCTCTTTCGCTGAAAACACTGAGTGCGATGCTGGAGACAAACCAGACTTATTTAAGTAATGTGGTGAATCGCTATTTCGGCTGCAACCTGAAAGAACTAGTAAACACTTACCGAGTGGAATACGCCAAAGAGCTGCTCCGCAGCGGACGATGCCCCATAGAGGAAGTTCCCGTACGCAGCGGCTTCGGTTCGAAAAGCCCTTTCTATGTGGCGTTCGGAAAAGTGACGGGCATGACGCCCCGGCAGTATGTGGCACACGAGAGGAATCCGCTGAAACAAGAGGAAGATAATTAA
- a CDS encoding MFS transporter — translation MKKIPDLGFWKLWNISFGFFGVQIAYALQSANISRIFSTLGADPHSLSYFWILPPLAGIIVQPIIGALSDRTWTRFGRRIPYLFAGALVAVCVMCLLPNAGSFGMTVSAAMVFGLISLMFLDTSINMAMQPFKMMVGDMVNEKQKGLAYSIQSFLCNAGSLAGYLFPFIFAAIGISNIAPKGVIPDSVIYSFYIGALILILCVIYTSAKVKEFPPEEYAAYHGITHESKKEKTNMFKLLVKAPKAFWTVGLVQFFCWAAFMFMWTYTNGTVALNVFDTPVITTMTNGVSRVVLDTQSAQYQTAGDWVGILFAVQAIGSVIWATIIPMIQNRKLAYVLSLVLGGIGFISIFFIHNQYALFASFILIGCAWAAMLALPFTILTNALTGGHMGTYLGLFNGTICVPQIVAASLGGIVLKIFTSPGSVAPEVNMLVLAGVFLIIGAGCVSIIKER, via the coding sequence ATGAAAAAAATTCCCGATTTAGGTTTCTGGAAACTATGGAATATTAGTTTCGGATTCTTTGGCGTGCAGATAGCCTACGCTTTGCAAAGCGCGAATATCAGCCGTATCTTTTCCACTTTGGGAGCAGACCCACACAGTTTAAGCTATTTTTGGATATTACCTCCGCTGGCAGGAATCATCGTCCAACCCATCATAGGCGCACTGAGTGACCGCACTTGGACGCGTTTCGGACGGCGTATCCCCTATCTGTTTGCAGGAGCTCTGGTTGCTGTTTGCGTCATGTGCCTGCTCCCTAATGCAGGTAGTTTCGGAATGACAGTCAGTGCAGCTATGGTATTCGGTCTGATATCACTGATGTTCCTTGATACCTCTATCAATATGGCCATGCAGCCCTTCAAGATGATGGTGGGCGATATGGTGAATGAAAAACAAAAAGGACTGGCTTACTCCATTCAGAGTTTTCTCTGTAATGCCGGCAGTCTGGCAGGATATCTTTTCCCGTTTATTTTTGCCGCCATCGGCATCAGTAATATTGCTCCCAAAGGTGTTATTCCCGACTCTGTCATCTATTCTTTCTACATCGGCGCATTGATACTGATTCTATGCGTGATCTATACTTCGGCCAAAGTAAAGGAATTTCCTCCCGAAGAATATGCAGCATATCATGGCATCACCCATGAAAGCAAAAAAGAAAAGACAAATATGTTCAAATTGCTGGTCAAGGCTCCCAAAGCCTTTTGGACAGTAGGACTGGTACAATTTTTCTGCTGGGCAGCCTTCATGTTCATGTGGACTTACACCAATGGAACAGTTGCTTTGAATGTGTTCGACACACCGGTCATAACAACCATGACAAACGGTGTTTCCAGAGTGGTACTGGATACACAATCCGCACAATACCAGACAGCGGGAGATTGGGTCGGGATCTTATTTGCTGTCCAAGCCATCGGTTCCGTTATTTGGGCAACGATCATCCCGATGATTCAGAACCGCAAACTTGCCTACGTACTCAGTCTGGTATTGGGAGGCATTGGATTCATCTCCATTTTCTTTATCCATAATCAATATGCTTTATTTGCATCCTTCATCCTGATAGGTTGCGCATGGGCAGCCATGCTGGCCCTTCCCTTTACCATTCTGACCAATGCATTAACAGGAGGACATATGGGAACCTATCTGGGATTATTCAATGGAACTATTTGTGTTCCACAGATTGTCGCAGCTTCTTTAGGAGGTATCGTACTGAAGATATTTACCAGTCCGGGTAGTGTCGCTCCGGAAGTAAACATGCTGGTATTGGCTGGAGTGTTCCTGATTATCGGTGCCGGCTGTGTAAGTATTATCAAAGAGAGGTAA
- a CDS encoding 4-alpha-glucanotransferase, with protein MKLTFRIEYRTAWGEELGVILDGNNSEPIILRTPNGEHWEGEAEMPDLPACVPVSYRYGVYRDGQCIRRESGTMAHLFCPGKKKNCHYILNDFWKDLPAESYLYSSAFSGDYQSEAAIKVTASADGSITFRALCPCLHHKHQVLAISGDCPALGNWDIQKTVLMEEIQPNEWTITLNVSTLEFPLSYKFVTCNADSKQVEEWENHDNRMLNNPELKKGEIYLTPETEVHFTSSARKVAGTAIPVFSLRSEKSFGVGDFGDLKKLIDWAAKTHQQAVQILPINDTTITHTWMDSYPYNSISIYAFHPMYIDLNQLGKMKDKEALAVFEARRQELNALPQIDYEAVNNAKRAYLKVMFQQTGRKVLASDEFKRFFEENEHWLLPYAAFSYLRDLYGTPDFSQWPEHTEYKAEEIAALCAPDSSCYEEIAFYYYTQYHLHIQLLDAGNYAREKGIIFKGDIPIGISRNSVEAWIEPYYFNMNGQAGAPPDAFSVNGQNWGFPTYNWEVMEQDNYQWWQKRFRKMAEYFTAYRIDHILGFFRIWEIPSHSVHGLLGQFVPALPMSVDEIQSYGLPFQKDFMTKPFINEEMLNKMFGDKAAFVKETFVQHVHDDIYEMRPEYDTQRKVETYFSDKKDEESIHIREGVYALISNVLFVPDRKHPSMYHPRIAVQNDFIFGRLNWKEKDAFNRLYNHYYYQRHNQFWYQEAMKKLPILTQATSMLVCGEDLGMVPDCVPWVMDQLQILSLEIQRMPKNPKHEFGHVWEYPYRSVCTISTHDMSTLRGWWEEDYEQTCRYYNHVMGHWGEVPVSAPGWVCEEIVRHHLECPSLLCILSFQDWLSIDEEIRYPDVNAERINIPANPRHYWRYRMHLTLEELIKNKKFNEKLVEMIDTAGRF; from the coding sequence ATGAAACTCACATTTCGAATTGAATACCGTACAGCCTGGGGAGAAGAACTGGGGGTGATACTGGACGGAAACAATAGTGAACCTATCATCCTTCGCACTCCAAACGGGGAACATTGGGAAGGTGAAGCTGAAATGCCGGATCTCCCTGCATGCGTACCTGTTTCCTACCGCTATGGAGTATATCGTGACGGACAGTGCATCCGCCGTGAAAGCGGAACCATGGCTCATTTGTTTTGTCCCGGGAAAAAGAAAAACTGCCACTACATATTAAATGATTTCTGGAAAGACCTTCCGGCTGAATCTTACTTATACAGTTCCGCCTTCAGTGGTGATTATCAGTCTGAAGCAGCTATAAAAGTCACAGCAAGCGCCGATGGAAGCATTACTTTCCGGGCCTTATGCCCTTGCCTGCATCATAAGCATCAAGTGCTGGCTATCAGCGGGGATTGCCCGGCTTTAGGCAATTGGGATATTCAAAAGACTGTCCTGATGGAAGAAATACAGCCTAACGAGTGGACCATCACACTGAATGTTTCTACTTTGGAATTTCCGCTAAGTTATAAGTTCGTAACCTGCAACGCCGACAGCAAGCAGGTAGAGGAATGGGAGAACCACGACAACCGGATGCTTAATAATCCGGAATTAAAAAAAGGAGAAATCTACCTGACACCGGAAACAGAAGTTCATTTCACTTCATCGGCCCGTAAAGTGGCGGGAACGGCTATCCCTGTATTTTCTCTCCGTAGTGAGAAAAGTTTTGGAGTAGGAGATTTCGGAGATTTGAAGAAACTGATAGACTGGGCGGCAAAGACCCACCAGCAAGCTGTACAAATCCTCCCTATCAACGATACGACCATTACCCATACCTGGATGGATTCTTATCCCTACAACAGCATTTCCATTTATGCATTCCACCCGATGTATATTGACTTGAACCAGCTGGGTAAGATGAAGGATAAGGAAGCGCTGGCTGTTTTTGAAGCCCGCCGACAAGAATTGAACGCTCTTCCTCAAATAGATTATGAAGCAGTGAACAATGCCAAACGTGCCTACTTGAAAGTGATGTTCCAACAAACCGGAAGAAAAGTGCTGGCTTCGGATGAATTCAAAAGATTCTTTGAAGAGAATGAACATTGGCTGCTGCCATACGCTGCATTCAGCTATCTAAGAGATCTGTATGGCACTCCGGATTTCAGCCAATGGCCTGAGCATACAGAGTACAAGGCAGAAGAAATAGCAGCCTTATGCGCACCGGACAGCTCTTGTTATGAAGAAATCGCCTTTTACTACTACACACAGTACCATTTACATATCCAATTACTTGATGCAGGAAACTATGCCCGCGAAAAAGGTATTATCTTTAAAGGTGATATCCCTATCGGCATCAGCCGCAACAGCGTGGAGGCATGGATTGAGCCGTATTATTTCAACATGAACGGTCAGGCAGGCGCACCACCCGACGCATTCTCCGTGAACGGACAAAACTGGGGCTTTCCCACCTATAATTGGGAGGTAATGGAACAAGACAACTACCAATGGTGGCAGAAGCGTTTCCGCAAAATGGCAGAGTATTTCACAGCTTACCGCATAGACCATATTCTTGGTTTCTTCCGTATCTGGGAAATTCCATCTCATTCGGTACATGGTTTGCTGGGACAGTTTGTACCGGCATTGCCTATGAGTGTGGACGAAATTCAAAGTTACGGGCTGCCGTTCCAAAAGGACTTCATGACCAAACCGTTCATCAACGAAGAGATGCTAAACAAGATGTTTGGTGACAAAGCTGCTTTTGTAAAAGAAACATTCGTACAGCATGTTCACGATGACATTTATGAAATGCGTCCGGAATATGATACCCAACGCAAAGTGGAGACTTACTTCTCCGATAAGAAAGATGAAGAAAGTATCCATATACGCGAGGGAGTATATGCCTTGATAAGCAATGTATTATTTGTTCCCGACCGCAAACACCCATCCATGTATCATCCAAGAATTGCCGTTCAGAATGATTTCATCTTCGGGCGCCTCAACTGGAAGGAGAAAGACGCTTTCAACCGTCTGTATAATCATTATTATTACCAACGCCATAACCAGTTCTGGTATCAGGAAGCGATGAAAAAGCTGCCTATCCTGACACAAGCCACTTCCATGCTGGTGTGCGGAGAGGATTTAGGAATGGTACCCGACTGTGTGCCTTGGGTAATGGATCAGTTGCAAATACTCAGTCTGGAAATCCAACGTATGCCCAAGAATCCCAAACATGAGTTCGGTCACGTGTGGGAATATCCGTACCGCTCAGTTTGTACTATTTCCACTCATGATATGTCTACTCTGCGGGGATGGTGGGAAGAAGATTATGAACAGACCTGCCGCTACTACAACCATGTAATGGGACACTGGGGAGAAGTTCCGGTTTCAGCCCCAGGATGGGTTTGCGAGGAAATAGTACGCCACCATCTGGAATGTCCTTCATTGCTGTGTATCCTTTCCTTTCAGGACTGGCTGTCAATAGACGAAGAAATCCGCTATCCCGATGTGAACGCGGAACGTATCAACATACCTGCCAATCCAAGACATTACTGGAGATATCGCATGCATCTCACTTTGGAAGAACTGATAAAGAACAAGAAGTTCAATGAAAAGCTGGTAGAGATGATTGACACTGCCGGCAGATTCTAA
- the gyrB gene encoding DNA topoisomerase (ATP-hydrolyzing) subunit B, with translation MSEEEKINGENNYSASNIQVLEGLEAVRKRPAMYIGDISEKGLHHLVYEVVDNSIDEALAGYCDHIEVTINEDNSITVQDNGRGIPVDFHEKEKKSALEVVMTVLHAGGKFDKGSYKVSGGLHGVGVSCVNALSTHMTTQVFRGGKIYQQEYSCGHPLYSVKEVGTADITGTKQTFWPDDTIFTVTEYKFDILQARMRELAYLNKGITISLTDRRIKEEDGSFKKEIFHSDEGVKEFVRFLNRNNEALIDDVIYLNTEKNNTPIECAIMYNTGYRESLHSYVNNINTIEGGTHEAGFRSALTRVLKKYAEDTKALEKAKVEISGEDFREGLIAVISVKVAEPQFEGQTKTKLGNSEVSGAVNQAVGEALTYYLEEHPKEAKQIVDKVILAATARIAARKARESVQRKSPMGGGGLPGKLADCSSRNPEECELFLVEGDSAGGSAKQGRSRAFQAILPLRGKILNVEKAMWHKAFESDEVNNIITALGVRFGVDGNDDSKKANIDKLRYHKVVIMTDADVDGSHIDTLIMTLFYRYMPEIIENGHLYIANPPLYKCSKGKISEYCYTEEARQAFIQKYGDGQENGIHTQRYKGLGEMNPEQLWETTMNPETRILKQVTIDNAANVDYIFSMLMGDDVAPRREFIEKNATYANIDA, from the coding sequence ATGAGTGAAGAAGAAAAGATAAACGGCGAAAACAATTACTCGGCCAGTAACATCCAGGTATTGGAAGGTTTGGAGGCTGTACGTAAACGTCCCGCCATGTATATCGGAGACATCAGCGAAAAGGGATTGCACCACTTGGTTTATGAGGTTGTGGACAACTCTATCGACGAGGCATTGGCCGGCTACTGTGATCATATAGAAGTCACCATCAATGAAGACAATTCCATTACCGTACAGGATAATGGCCGTGGTATCCCGGTAGACTTTCACGAAAAAGAAAAGAAATCTGCATTGGAAGTAGTAATGACCGTGCTGCACGCGGGAGGTAAGTTCGACAAAGGTTCTTACAAGGTTTCAGGTGGTCTGCATGGTGTAGGTGTTTCTTGTGTGAATGCCTTGTCTACTCACATGACCACACAGGTATTCCGCGGCGGCAAGATCTACCAGCAAGAATACAGCTGCGGACATCCTTTGTATTCTGTAAAAGAAGTAGGAACAGCTGATATTACCGGAACAAAACAGACTTTCTGGCCGGATGATACCATCTTCACTGTTACCGAATATAAGTTTGATATTCTGCAGGCACGTATGCGTGAGTTGGCCTACTTGAACAAAGGTATCACCATCTCACTGACCGACCGCCGGATCAAAGAAGAAGATGGCAGCTTCAAGAAAGAAATATTCCATTCGGACGAAGGAGTGAAAGAGTTTGTACGTTTCTTGAACCGTAACAACGAAGCGCTGATTGATGATGTCATTTATCTGAATACCGAAAAAAACAATACCCCCATTGAATGTGCCATCATGTACAATACAGGCTATCGTGAAAGTCTGCATTCGTATGTAAACAATATCAATACAATAGAAGGCGGCACACACGAGGCCGGTTTCCGCAGCGCATTAACCCGTGTACTGAAGAAATATGCGGAAGATACCAAAGCACTGGAAAAAGCAAAAGTCGAGATTTCGGGAGAAGACTTCCGCGAAGGCTTGATTGCCGTCATTTCAGTGAAAGTAGCCGAGCCGCAGTTCGAAGGACAAACCAAGACCAAGCTGGGTAACAGCGAAGTGAGTGGTGCCGTGAACCAAGCTGTAGGCGAAGCGCTTACATATTATCTGGAAGAACATCCGAAAGAAGCAAAACAGATTGTTGACAAAGTGATCCTGGCTGCAACAGCGCGTATCGCCGCACGCAAGGCACGTGAATCTGTTCAAAGAAAGAGTCCGATGGGCGGTGGCGGACTGCCGGGTAAACTGGCCGACTGCTCGAGCCGTAATCCGGAGGAATGTGAACTATTCCTGGTCGAAGGTGACTCGGCAGGTGGTTCTGCCAAGCAAGGACGTAGCCGTGCCTTCCAAGCAATTCTACCTTTGAGGGGTAAAATCCTGAATGTAGAAAAAGCGATGTGGCACAAGGCTTTTGAAAGCGATGAGGTCAATAATATCATCACCGCCTTGGGTGTCCGTTTCGGTGTGGACGGAAATGATGACAGCAAAAAAGCGAACATCGACAAGCTGCGTTATCACAAAGTGGTGATCATGACCGATGCCGACGTCGATGGTTCTCACATCGACACCCTTATCATGACATTGTTCTACCGCTATATGCCGGAAATTATAGAAAACGGACATTTGTACATTGCCAATCCGCCATTGTATAAATGCAGCAAAGGAAAAATCAGTGAATACTGCTACACCGAAGAAGCGCGCCAGGCATTCATTCAAAAATATGGTGACGGACAAGAAAACGGAATCCATACACAGCGATACAAAGGTTTGGGTGAGATGAATCCCGAACAACTGTGGGAAACAACAATGAACCCTGAAACGCGTATTCTGAAACAGGTAACAATCGACAATGCCGCCAACGTAGATTATATCTTCTCCATGCTGATGGGAGACGATGTAGCTCCGCGCCGCGAGTTCATAGAGAAAAACGCGACATATGCGAATATAGACGCGTAA
- the rpsT gene encoding 30S ribosomal protein S20 translates to MANHKSSLKRIRQEEKRRLHNRYYAKTMRNTVKKLRATTDKAEAVAMYPGVQKMLDKLAKTNIIHKNKAANLKSKLAAYISKLA, encoded by the coding sequence ATGGCAAATCACAAATCATCATTAAAGAGAATCAGACAGGAAGAGAAGAGAAGACTTCATAACAGATATTATGCAAAAACAATGCGTAACACTGTTAAAAAACTTCGTGCAACTACTGACAAGGCAGAAGCTGTTGCAATGTATCCGGGCGTTCAGAAGATGTTGGACAAACTTGCTAAGACCAATATCATACACAAGAACAAGGCTGCTAACTTGAAGTCAAAATTGGCTGCTTACATTAGCAAACTTGCTTAA